A window from Cyprinus carpio isolate SPL01 chromosome A11, ASM1834038v1, whole genome shotgun sequence encodes these proteins:
- the ctbs gene encoding di-N-acetylchitobiase — protein MWITVSLFVLALTAQVWSNACPCAREELCQPVRSQPAFEVFVFDVGKKDWKFYDWTKVTTVAAFGEYDAELMCYAHSKGARVVLKGDVPLSYIVDPVNRTAWIQEKVQLAKSQFMDGINIDVEQAVETGSPEYYALTALVKETTESFHTEIPGSQVSFDVAWSPKCIDKRCYDYLTIADSCDLLFVMSYDEQSQIWGDCIAMANAPFNQTLTAYDQYISMNIEPKKLVMGVPWYGYDYSCLNFTKEGICTIPKVPFRGAPCSDASGKQIPYSIMMKQINSSISGRLWDENQRAPYYNYKDTEGRVHQVWYDDPESIALKAAYVAQRGLRGIGMWNGNILDYSSDPVAQQQTVDMWNALTPGDHRESSAAILSQTE, from the exons ATGTGGATTACTGTATCTCTCTTCGTGCTAGCTTTGACCGCGCAGGTGTGGTCCAACGCTTGCCCATGTGCACGAGAGGAGCTCTGCCAACCCGTCCGATCCCAGCCGGCGTTCGAG GTTTTTGTATTTGATGTTGGGAAAAAGGATTGGAAGTTTTATGACTGGACCAAAGTGACTACGGTTGCAGCTTTTGGAGAATATGATGCTGAGCTCATGTGTTATGCTCACTCTAAAGGAGCTCGTGTGGTCCTGAAAG GAGATGTGCCACTCTCATATATTGTGGATCCAGTAAATCGGACAGCTTGGATTCAGGAAAAAGTCCAGTTGGCAAAGAGTCAGTTCATGGATGGAATAAACATAGACGTTGAGCAGGCAGTGGAGACCGGTTCCCCTGAATACTATGCTTTGACAGCCCTTGTCAAGGAAACCACTGAAAGTTTCCACACAGAGATCCCAGGCTCTCAG GTATCATTTGATGTGGCTTGGTCACCCAAATGCATTGATAAGCGTTGCTATGACTACCTTACCATTGCAGATTCATGTGATCTCTTGTTTGTTATGTCCTATGATGAGCAAAGCCAGATCTGGGGTGATTGTATTGCCATGGCAAATGCCCCCTTCAATCAGACATTGACAG CATATGATCAATACATCAGCATGAACATAGAGCCAAAGAAACTTGTTATGGGTGTTCCATGGTATGGCTATGACTACAGCTGCCTTAATTTCACAAAG GAAGGAATATGTACAATTCCAAAAGTGCCATTCAGAGGGGCTCCATGTAGCGATGCATCCGGCAAACAAATTCCCTACAGCATCATGATGAAACAGATCAACAGCTCAATATCAGGAAGACTGTGGGATGAGAACCAGCGAGCTCCATATTATAATTACAAA GACACAGAAGGCAGGGTCCATCAGGTGTGGTATGATGACCCTGAAAGCATTGCTCTGAAGGCTGCCTATGTGGCACAGCGTGGTCTGAGAGGAATCGGAATGTGGAACGGAAATATCCTTGACTACAGTAGTGATCCAGTCGCCCAGCAACAGACGGTGGACATGTGGAACGCCCTTACACCCGGTGATCACAGGGAGTCGTCTGCTGCCATCTTATCACAAACTGAATAA
- the LOC109063609 gene encoding draxin-like isoform X1, giving the protein MAAPSFCCLLALLLITLTHTSYSSEMQSENAKRSLALSSTSDSKQDHEIGLLGGSQRWRHWSRKEKDSVVLHSQRPLDQPEDDGTSLEGLSPVRLEIGPGESMRTEVHEEVRGPAHMRRGNHPPEGEFNRKGRRHGHGHQADHRKQGGKRDKGRAKGDLYDPEPELGSLLKDMNAFEDGFYTSPPNHDNAPLTEAPSSLFPILVTTAINEHPPTLSPASTKPQVPWQAEASLSMKKLGRGKTQGEVMPTLDMALFDWTDYEDMKPVDAWPSNKRKDKRRGKNKSNGNATLDADVIDPCDHHLDCLPGSCCDLREHECKPHNRGLNNKCYDDCMCEEGLRCYAKFHRKRRVTRRRGRCVEPESANSNQGAFITI; this is encoded by the exons ATGGCGGCTCCCAGCTTTTGTTGTCTGTTAGCTCTGCTCCTCATCACACTGACCCACACCTCGTACAGCTCTGAGATGCAATCTGAAAATGCCAAACGGAGTCTGGCTCTGTCTTCCACCTCTGACTCCAAGCAAGACCATGAAATAGGACTACTGGGCGGCAGCCAACGATGGAGACACTGGTCACGTAAAGAAAAGGATAGTGTTGTGCTTCACTCTCAAAGGCCACTGGATCAACCGGAGGATGATGGGACAAGTCTGGAGGGTCTAAGCCCTGTAAGGCTGGAGATAGGGCCTGGGGAGAGTATGAGGACGGAGGTTCATGAGGAGGTCAGGGGTCCTGCTCATATGCGGCGGGGAAATCATCCACCGGAGGGAGAGTTCAATCGTAAAGGCAGGAGACATGGCCACGGTCATCAGGCTGATCACAGAAAACAGGGAGGCAAAAGAGACAAAGGTCGAGCTAAAG GGGATCTCTATGACCCTGAACCAGAATTAGGCTCCTTGTTGAAGGATATGAATGCATTTGAGGATGGTTTTTACACCTCCCCGCCCAATCACGACAATGCCCCACTCACTGAAGCTCCCTCCTCTCTCTTCCCCATTTTGGTAACCACGGCAATCAACGAGCATCCCCCAACACTGTCCCCAGCCTCCACCAAACCCCAGGTACCCTGGCAAGCAGAAGCGTCCTTGAGTATGAAG AAGCTGGGTCGAGGGAAGACTCAAGGGGAGGTGATGCCGACTCTGGACATGGCACTCTTTGACTGGACTGATTATGAGGATATGAAGCCTGTAGACGCTTGGCCATCCAACAAAAGAAAAG ATAAACGCCGTGGCAAAAACAAGAGTAATGGGAACGCAACACTTGATGCTGATGTCATTGACCCATGTGACCATCATCTCGACTGCCTCCCTG GTTCCTGTTGTGACCTGAGAGAACATGAGTGCAAACCTCACAATCGTGGCCTAAACAACAAGTGTTATGATGACTGCATGTGTGAAGAGg GTCTGCGTTGTTATGCCAAGTTTCACCGCAAGCGGAGGGTGACCCGAAGACGGGGCCGCTGTGTGGAGCCAGAATCAGCCAACAGCAACCAAGGAGCCTTCATCACCATCTGA
- the LOC109063609 gene encoding draxin-like isoform X3 produces the protein MAAPSFCCLLALLLITLTHTSYSSEMQSENAKRSLALSSTSDSKQDHEIGLLGGSQRWRHWSRKEKDSVVLHSQRPLDQPEDDGTSLEGLSPVRLEIGPGESMRTEVHEEVRGPAHMRRGNHPPEGEFNRKGRRHGHGHQADHRKQGGKRDKGRAKGDLYDPEPELGSLLKDMNAFEDGFYTSPPNHDNAPLTEAPSSLFPILVTTAINEHPPTLSPASTKPQKLGRGKTQGEVMPTLDMALFDWTDYEDMKPVDAWPSNKRKDKRRGKNKSNGNATLDADVIDPCDHHLDCLPGSCCDLREHECKPHNRGLNNKCYDDCMCEEGLRCYAKFHRKRRVTRRRGRCVEPESANSNQGAFITI, from the exons ATGGCGGCTCCCAGCTTTTGTTGTCTGTTAGCTCTGCTCCTCATCACACTGACCCACACCTCGTACAGCTCTGAGATGCAATCTGAAAATGCCAAACGGAGTCTGGCTCTGTCTTCCACCTCTGACTCCAAGCAAGACCATGAAATAGGACTACTGGGCGGCAGCCAACGATGGAGACACTGGTCACGTAAAGAAAAGGATAGTGTTGTGCTTCACTCTCAAAGGCCACTGGATCAACCGGAGGATGATGGGACAAGTCTGGAGGGTCTAAGCCCTGTAAGGCTGGAGATAGGGCCTGGGGAGAGTATGAGGACGGAGGTTCATGAGGAGGTCAGGGGTCCTGCTCATATGCGGCGGGGAAATCATCCACCGGAGGGAGAGTTCAATCGTAAAGGCAGGAGACATGGCCACGGTCATCAGGCTGATCACAGAAAACAGGGAGGCAAAAGAGACAAAGGTCGAGCTAAAG GGGATCTCTATGACCCTGAACCAGAATTAGGCTCCTTGTTGAAGGATATGAATGCATTTGAGGATGGTTTTTACACCTCCCCGCCCAATCACGACAATGCCCCACTCACTGAAGCTCCCTCCTCTCTCTTCCCCATTTTGGTAACCACGGCAATCAACGAGCATCCCCCAACACTGTCCCCAGCCTCCACCAAACCCCAG AAGCTGGGTCGAGGGAAGACTCAAGGGGAGGTGATGCCGACTCTGGACATGGCACTCTTTGACTGGACTGATTATGAGGATATGAAGCCTGTAGACGCTTGGCCATCCAACAAAAGAAAAG ATAAACGCCGTGGCAAAAACAAGAGTAATGGGAACGCAACACTTGATGCTGATGTCATTGACCCATGTGACCATCATCTCGACTGCCTCCCTG GTTCCTGTTGTGACCTGAGAGAACATGAGTGCAAACCTCACAATCGTGGCCTAAACAACAAGTGTTATGATGACTGCATGTGTGAAGAGg GTCTGCGTTGTTATGCCAAGTTTCACCGCAAGCGGAGGGTGACCCGAAGACGGGGCCGCTGTGTGGAGCCAGAATCAGCCAACAGCAACCAAGGAGCCTTCATCACCATCTGA
- the LOC109063609 gene encoding draxin-like isoform X2 — translation MAAPSFCCLLALLLITLTHTSYSSEMQSENAKRSLALSSTSDSKQDHEIGLLGGSQRWRHWSRKEKDSVVLHSQRPLDQPEDDGTSLEGLSPVRLEIGPGESMRTEVHEEVRGPAHMRRGNHPPEGEFNRKGRRHGHGHQADHRKQGGKRDKGRAKGDLYDPEPELGSLLKDMNAFEDGFYTSPPNHDNAPLTEAPSSLFPILVTTAINEHPPTLSPASTKPQVPWQAEASLSMKLGRGKTQGEVMPTLDMALFDWTDYEDMKPVDAWPSNKRKDKRRGKNKSNGNATLDADVIDPCDHHLDCLPGSCCDLREHECKPHNRGLNNKCYDDCMCEEGLRCYAKFHRKRRVTRRRGRCVEPESANSNQGAFITI, via the exons ATGGCGGCTCCCAGCTTTTGTTGTCTGTTAGCTCTGCTCCTCATCACACTGACCCACACCTCGTACAGCTCTGAGATGCAATCTGAAAATGCCAAACGGAGTCTGGCTCTGTCTTCCACCTCTGACTCCAAGCAAGACCATGAAATAGGACTACTGGGCGGCAGCCAACGATGGAGACACTGGTCACGTAAAGAAAAGGATAGTGTTGTGCTTCACTCTCAAAGGCCACTGGATCAACCGGAGGATGATGGGACAAGTCTGGAGGGTCTAAGCCCTGTAAGGCTGGAGATAGGGCCTGGGGAGAGTATGAGGACGGAGGTTCATGAGGAGGTCAGGGGTCCTGCTCATATGCGGCGGGGAAATCATCCACCGGAGGGAGAGTTCAATCGTAAAGGCAGGAGACATGGCCACGGTCATCAGGCTGATCACAGAAAACAGGGAGGCAAAAGAGACAAAGGTCGAGCTAAAG GGGATCTCTATGACCCTGAACCAGAATTAGGCTCCTTGTTGAAGGATATGAATGCATTTGAGGATGGTTTTTACACCTCCCCGCCCAATCACGACAATGCCCCACTCACTGAAGCTCCCTCCTCTCTCTTCCCCATTTTGGTAACCACGGCAATCAACGAGCATCCCCCAACACTGTCCCCAGCCTCCACCAAACCCCAGGTACCCTGGCAAGCAGAAGCGTCCTTGAGTATGAAG CTGGGTCGAGGGAAGACTCAAGGGGAGGTGATGCCGACTCTGGACATGGCACTCTTTGACTGGACTGATTATGAGGATATGAAGCCTGTAGACGCTTGGCCATCCAACAAAAGAAAAG ATAAACGCCGTGGCAAAAACAAGAGTAATGGGAACGCAACACTTGATGCTGATGTCATTGACCCATGTGACCATCATCTCGACTGCCTCCCTG GTTCCTGTTGTGACCTGAGAGAACATGAGTGCAAACCTCACAATCGTGGCCTAAACAACAAGTGTTATGATGACTGCATGTGTGAAGAGg GTCTGCGTTGTTATGCCAAGTTTCACCGCAAGCGGAGGGTGACCCGAAGACGGGGCCGCTGTGTGGAGCCAGAATCAGCCAACAGCAACCAAGGAGCCTTCATCACCATCTGA
- the LOC109063609 gene encoding draxin-like isoform X4 yields MAAPSFCCLLALLLITLTHTSYSSEMQSENAKRSLALSSTSDSKQDHEIGLLGGSQRWRHWSRKEKDSVVLHSQRPLDQPEDDGTSLEGLSPVRLEIGPGESMRTEVHEEVRGPAHMRRGNHPPEGEFNRKGRRHGHGHQADHRKQGGKRDKGRAKGDLYDPEPELGSLLKDMNAFEDGFYTSPPNHDNAPLTEAPSSLFPILVTTAINEHPPTLSPASTKPQLGRGKTQGEVMPTLDMALFDWTDYEDMKPVDAWPSNKRKDKRRGKNKSNGNATLDADVIDPCDHHLDCLPGSCCDLREHECKPHNRGLNNKCYDDCMCEEGLRCYAKFHRKRRVTRRRGRCVEPESANSNQGAFITI; encoded by the exons ATGGCGGCTCCCAGCTTTTGTTGTCTGTTAGCTCTGCTCCTCATCACACTGACCCACACCTCGTACAGCTCTGAGATGCAATCTGAAAATGCCAAACGGAGTCTGGCTCTGTCTTCCACCTCTGACTCCAAGCAAGACCATGAAATAGGACTACTGGGCGGCAGCCAACGATGGAGACACTGGTCACGTAAAGAAAAGGATAGTGTTGTGCTTCACTCTCAAAGGCCACTGGATCAACCGGAGGATGATGGGACAAGTCTGGAGGGTCTAAGCCCTGTAAGGCTGGAGATAGGGCCTGGGGAGAGTATGAGGACGGAGGTTCATGAGGAGGTCAGGGGTCCTGCTCATATGCGGCGGGGAAATCATCCACCGGAGGGAGAGTTCAATCGTAAAGGCAGGAGACATGGCCACGGTCATCAGGCTGATCACAGAAAACAGGGAGGCAAAAGAGACAAAGGTCGAGCTAAAG GGGATCTCTATGACCCTGAACCAGAATTAGGCTCCTTGTTGAAGGATATGAATGCATTTGAGGATGGTTTTTACACCTCCCCGCCCAATCACGACAATGCCCCACTCACTGAAGCTCCCTCCTCTCTCTTCCCCATTTTGGTAACCACGGCAATCAACGAGCATCCCCCAACACTGTCCCCAGCCTCCACCAAACCCCAG CTGGGTCGAGGGAAGACTCAAGGGGAGGTGATGCCGACTCTGGACATGGCACTCTTTGACTGGACTGATTATGAGGATATGAAGCCTGTAGACGCTTGGCCATCCAACAAAAGAAAAG ATAAACGCCGTGGCAAAAACAAGAGTAATGGGAACGCAACACTTGATGCTGATGTCATTGACCCATGTGACCATCATCTCGACTGCCTCCCTG GTTCCTGTTGTGACCTGAGAGAACATGAGTGCAAACCTCACAATCGTGGCCTAAACAACAAGTGTTATGATGACTGCATGTGTGAAGAGg GTCTGCGTTGTTATGCCAAGTTTCACCGCAAGCGGAGGGTGACCCGAAGACGGGGCCGCTGTGTGGAGCCAGAATCAGCCAACAGCAACCAAGGAGCCTTCATCACCATCTGA
- the LOC109098558 gene encoding type-1 angiotensin II receptor-associated protein isoform X2: MEIPAINLKAIVLAHWLLTLWACSIPWLPTSYVLGNLSVLAVGVWAIAQRDSIDAVLMFLIGLAVTILTDIVHFGLYYADAESRFEKTPDFFRFCGGMAILSLLLKPVSCVFVYQMYRERGGEYNVNFDLETSVDSRCTTDSADSTLFSRRY, translated from the exons ATGGAAATACCAGCCATAAATCTCAAG gCCATCGTGTTGGCTCACTGGTTACTGACACTCTG GGCATGTTCGATTCCCTGGCTTCCTACTTCTTATGTGTTGGGGAACTTGAGTGTTCTTGCAGTGGGAGTGTGGGCCATTGCACAAAGAGACTCCATAGATGCTGTATTAATG TTCTTGATTGGGTTGGCAGTGACCATCCTGACTGACATTGTTCATTTTGGGCTGTACTATGCGGATGCTGAATCACGGTTTGAGAAAACACCGGACTTCTTCCGCTTTTGTGGGGGCATGGCCATCCTGAGCCTGCTGCTCAAACCTGTTTCCTGTGTCTTTGTCTACCAGATGTACCGTGAGCGGGGTGGCGAATACAATGTCAACTTCG ACCTGGAAACATCCGTGGACAGTCGCTGCACCACAGATAGTGCTGATAGCACACTGTTCAGCCGTCGCTACTGA
- the LOC109098558 gene encoding type-1 angiotensin II receptor-associated protein isoform X1, which yields MEIPAINLKAIVLAHWLLTLWACSIPWLPTSYVLGNLSVLAVGVWAIAQRDSIDAVLMFLIGLAVTILTDIVHFGLYYADAESRFEKTPDFFRFCGGMAILSLLLKPVSCVFVYQMYRERGGEYNVNFGFPKITQNRDAYQSIDHQDQSGSSASSYNQAEGGKPGSSSY from the exons ATGGAAATACCAGCCATAAATCTCAAG gCCATCGTGTTGGCTCACTGGTTACTGACACTCTG GGCATGTTCGATTCCCTGGCTTCCTACTTCTTATGTGTTGGGGAACTTGAGTGTTCTTGCAGTGGGAGTGTGGGCCATTGCACAAAGAGACTCCATAGATGCTGTATTAATG TTCTTGATTGGGTTGGCAGTGACCATCCTGACTGACATTGTTCATTTTGGGCTGTACTATGCGGATGCTGAATCACGGTTTGAGAAAACACCGGACTTCTTCCGCTTTTGTGGGGGCATGGCCATCCTGAGCCTGCTGCTCAAACCTGTTTCCTGTGTCTTTGTCTACCAGATGTACCGTGAGCGGGGTGGCGAATACAATGTCAACTTCG GTTTTCCAAAGATAACTCAAAACAGAGATGCCTACCAGTCCATTGACCACCAGGACCAGTCTGGCAGCTCTGCCAGCTCCTACAACCAAGCAGAAGGTGGCAAACCTGGGTCAAGTTCCTACTAA